A window of Mytilus edulis chromosome 10, xbMytEdul2.2, whole genome shotgun sequence contains these coding sequences:
- the LOC139492813 gene encoding dynein light chain Tctex-type protein 2B-like, with protein sequence MSNHKVLDNIMDTVLERRGSKSVAKSDWKKSTGKNSRARGTGSKLSIHAQTRERSMSSDLDSMDMLRSIKRGVKYENTFRLEPKDDELFSCSKMEKAMQEIMEEVIGDAPYDSVTCNTLVHTVSNQIKDRAKIFPWKRYRFIVHVILGQNTNTSIKVGSRCIWDEHRDTFATASYENKTIFAMATCFAVYLD encoded by the coding sequence atgtCGAATCACAAAGTACTAGACAATATAATGGACACCGTTTTAGAACGGAGAGGATCAAAATCTGTAGCAAAATCAGACTGGAAAAAGTCTACTGGTAAAAACTCGAGAGCAAGAGGGACAGGAAGCAAACTGAGTATCCATGCACAGACAAGAGAAAGGTCAATGTCGTCTGACCTAGATAGTATGGACATGCTGAGGTCAATCAAGCGTGGAGTTAAGTACGAAAATACTTTCCGTCTAGAACCAAAGGACGACGAACTATTTTCATGTTCTAAGATGGAAAAAGCAATGCAAGAGATTATGGAAGAAGTAATCGGCGACGCACCTTACGACTCCGTCACGTGCAATACTCTCGTTCATACCGTATCCAATCAGATCAAAGATAGAGCCAAAATATTCCCATGGAAACGGTATAGGTTCATAGTTCATGTTATCCTAGGACAGAACACGAATACATCAATAAAGGTTGGCAGCAGATGTATATGGGATGAACATCGGGACACTTTTGCTACTGCCTCATATGAGAACAAAACAATATTTGCCATGGCAACATGCTTTGCAGTGtatttggattga
- the LOC139491422 gene encoding peptidyl-prolyl cis-trans isomerase slr1251-like isoform X1 translates to MAGIVPQKLEVYGLINDVNFQRARYCAEDLWKKDPNTFPDPVVNGMLEFEWDLFIDAKRKDLRGETWSFEEKAICFTNGQLIGGPDNFVVWAEDNYGFEEFRPLPLYLTLTDEAYISHLNSKNHQYVFMDVSIGGESAGRLVIELFSDVVPRTCENFKALCTGSMGKSKETDYNLHYKNSMFHRIVRNGWIQGGDIFFTGSGQDIYHSRGNGGESIYGAAFEDENFAVSHDRRGIVGMANKDRHTNGSQFYITLQPAKWMDTKYVAFGQVIEGTKTLKMMEEQETMNQRPMKEIRILDCGVCKYEF, encoded by the exons ATGGCGGGCATCGTACCTCAAAAATTAGAAGTTTATGGTTTAATCAACGATGTTAACTTCCAAAGAGCCCGTTACTGTGCAGAG GACTTGTGGAAGAAAGATCCAAATACTTTCCCAGATCCAGTGGTCAATGGAATGTTAGAATTTGAATGGGATTTATTCATTGATGCTAAAAGAAAG GATCTAAGAGGTGAAACCTGGTCATTTGAAGAGAAAGCCATTTGTTTTACCAATGGTCAGCTGATAGGTGGACCAGACAACTTTGTAGTATGGGCCGAAGATAATTATGGATTTGAAGAGTTTAGACCATTGCCATTATATTTAACATTAACAGATGAAGCTTATATATCACATTTGAATTCCAAAAAT cATCAGTATGTCTTCATGGATGTTTCTATTGGTGGTGAATCAGCAGGTCGTCTAGTAATAgag CTTTTTTCAGACGTGGTACCCAGAACATGTGAAAACTTCAAAGCTTTATGTACAGGAAGTATGGGGAAATCTAAAGAAACAGATTATAACCTACATTATAAAAACTCAATGTTTCACAGAATAGTAAGAAATGGATGGATACAAGGGGGAG ATATATTTTTCACTGGTAGTGGTCAGG ATATTTACCATAGCAGAGGAAATGGTGGAGAATCAATTTATGGGGCAGCATTTGAAG ATGAGAATTTTGCGGTATCACATGACAGACGTGGAATAGTTGGAATGGCAAACAAAGATCGTCACACGAATGGTTCACAATTCTACATCACATTACAGCCTGCTAAATGGATGGATACAAAATATGTTGCATTTGG acAAGTCATAGAAGGTACAAAGACACTGAAAATGATGGAAGAACAAGAAACAATGAATCAAAGACCAATGAAAGAAATCAGAATTTTGGACTGTGGTGTGTGCAAATACGAAttctaa
- the LOC139492811 gene encoding dynein light chain Tctex-type 5-like, with translation MDKAYLQRPTARAAQLRAATKSQTPSGRRDDESNCRSETTDELNKFKWENTYKMDPDNLLSENTIQGTMRQAIKELIAGEDDDFLESEGRGHLCAKLTDDIKHRIKTEYANTRYRFIIHVTIVQDFATFSIGSRCLWNDNTDNHMTVSIPFGDSYIVSTCYAVYFE, from the coding sequence ATGGATAAAGCATATCTACAGAGACCAACAGCTAGAGCAGCTCAGCTTCGTGCTGCCACCAAGAGTCAAACACCGTCAGGACGTCGAGACGATGAAAGCAACTGTCGATCTGAAACTACGGACGAACTTAATAAATTCAAATgggaaaatacatacaaaatggaTCCTGACAATTTACTCTCGGAAAATACTATCCAAGGCACTATGAGACAGGCAATTAAAGAACTCATCGCCGGTGAAGACGACGATTTTCTCGAGTCAGAGGGCAGGGGTCATTTGTGTGCGAAACTAACAGACGACATCAAGCATCGAATAAAAACGGAATATGCTAATACTAGGTACAGATTTATAATTCATGTAACTATTGTTCAAGATTTTGCCACTTTTTCCATCGGAAGTAGATGTTTATGGAACGATAACACAGACAATCACATGACAGTTTCCATACCTTTTGGTGATAGTTATATTGTATCAACTTGTTAtgctgtttattttgaataa
- the LOC139492812 gene encoding dynein light chain Tctex-type 5-like — MAMDSRRIRRTHGHGGGHIPGHGQNLTVPGRLTKAHGHTLRDHKGNDSKSESSDHDRGKYFHEHVRLENTFQLNPCEDYKFSSKQMERAMKEILDKQLTETDYNGKICPTVAANLSSLIKERAKEFPWKRYRYVVQVVVGENSEQAVQIGSRCIWDEKNDNFACVTFKNKTVFAVAACYGIYLE, encoded by the coding sequence ATGGCGATGGATTCTAGGAGGATACGGAGAACACACGGACATGGCGGTGGTCATATACCTGGGCATGGACAGAACCTGACTGTGCCGGGCAGGCTTACAAAAGCCCATGGGCATACTTTAAGGGATCACAAAGGAAACGATAGTAAATCTGAAAGCTCTGATCATGACAGAGGGAAATATTTTCATGAACATGTCAGACTTGAAAATACATTCCAACTGAATCCATGTGAGGATTATAAGTTTTCTAGCAAACAGATGGAAAGAGCAATGAAAGAAATATTAGACAAACAGTTAACCGAGACGGACTATAACGGGAAAATATGCCCGACAGTTGCCGCAAACTTGTCATCCTTAATAAAAGAACGAGCTAAggagtttccatggaaacggtacaGATATGTTGTACAAGTTGTAGTTGGAGAGAATTCTGAGCAAGCAGTACAGATAGGTAGCCGCTGTATATGGGATGAAAAGAACGATAATTTTGCATgtgttacttttaaaaataaaactgtgtTTGCCGTAGCTGCATGTTATGGGATTTATTTAGAATGA
- the LOC139491422 gene encoding peptidyl-prolyl cis-trans isomerase slr1251-like isoform X2, whose product MAGIVPQKLEVYGLINDVNFQRARYCAEDLWKKDPNTFPDPVVNGMLEFEWDLFIDAKRKDLRGETWSFEEKAICFTNGQLIGGPDNFVVWAEDNYGFEEFRPLPLYLTLTDEAYISHLNSKNHQYVFMDVSIGGESAGRLVIELFSDVVPRTCENFKALCTGSMGKSKETDYNLHYKNSMFHRIVRNGWIQGGDIYHSRGNGGESIYGAAFEDENFAVSHDRRGIVGMANKDRHTNGSQFYITLQPAKWMDTKYVAFGQVIEGTKTLKMMEEQETMNQRPMKEIRILDCGVCKYEF is encoded by the exons ATGGCGGGCATCGTACCTCAAAAATTAGAAGTTTATGGTTTAATCAACGATGTTAACTTCCAAAGAGCCCGTTACTGTGCAGAG GACTTGTGGAAGAAAGATCCAAATACTTTCCCAGATCCAGTGGTCAATGGAATGTTAGAATTTGAATGGGATTTATTCATTGATGCTAAAAGAAAG GATCTAAGAGGTGAAACCTGGTCATTTGAAGAGAAAGCCATTTGTTTTACCAATGGTCAGCTGATAGGTGGACCAGACAACTTTGTAGTATGGGCCGAAGATAATTATGGATTTGAAGAGTTTAGACCATTGCCATTATATTTAACATTAACAGATGAAGCTTATATATCACATTTGAATTCCAAAAAT cATCAGTATGTCTTCATGGATGTTTCTATTGGTGGTGAATCAGCAGGTCGTCTAGTAATAgag CTTTTTTCAGACGTGGTACCCAGAACATGTGAAAACTTCAAAGCTTTATGTACAGGAAGTATGGGGAAATCTAAAGAAACAGATTATAACCTACATTATAAAAACTCAATGTTTCACAGAATAGTAAGAAATGGATGGATACAAGGGGGAG ATATTTACCATAGCAGAGGAAATGGTGGAGAATCAATTTATGGGGCAGCATTTGAAG ATGAGAATTTTGCGGTATCACATGACAGACGTGGAATAGTTGGAATGGCAAACAAAGATCGTCACACGAATGGTTCACAATTCTACATCACATTACAGCCTGCTAAATGGATGGATACAAAATATGTTGCATTTGG acAAGTCATAGAAGGTACAAAGACACTGAAAATGATGGAAGAACAAGAAACAATGAATCAAAGACCAATGAAAGAAATCAGAATTTTGGACTGTGGTGTGTGCAAATACGAAttctaa